A window of the Anoplopoma fimbria isolate UVic2021 breed Golden Eagle Sablefish chromosome 17, Afim_UVic_2022, whole genome shotgun sequence genome harbors these coding sequences:
- the LOC129106357 gene encoding leucine-rich repeat-containing protein 3-like: MCTGWCEERCTSVSGRRRRGEGVDLHSWLWVSLLFSALWGQASPQCPDSCVCTWDTATVRCSDAGLREIPEGIPPETVSLHLDRNYIRNIPESAFRDLVHLRDLYLSHNRIDSLASGALRHLGPELRLLDLSHNQLRQASREEFGSTRAKTRLYHNPWHCDCALQELMEALNLEPETVNGIVCESSVRGVGEGSRWEDPGAQGEHAGQPLVKLLDSGVNFCSLQRKTTDIAMLVTMFVWFFMVIVYVVYYVRQNQAEARRHLEYLKSLPSPHKTPTETDTLSTGF; encoded by the coding sequence ATGTGCACAGGCTGGTGTGAGGAGAGATGTACCAGCGTCAGTGGAAGAAGACGGAGAGGTGAAGGAGTGGACCTTCATTCATGGCTGTGGGTCTCGCTCTTGTTCTCAGCTCTGTGGGGCCAAGCGTCCCCCCAGTGCCCGGACAGCTGCGTCTGCACCTGGGACACGGCCACGGTGCGGTGCTCAGACGCAGGGCTGCGGGAGATCCCAGAGGGGATCCCACCGGAAACTGTCTCCCTCCACCTGGATCGCAACTACATCCGAAACATCCCAGAGAGTGCCTTCAGAGACCTGGTCCACCTGCGGGACCTGTACCTGTCCCACAACCGCATCGACTCATTGGCCTCGGGGGCCCTGCGGCACCTGGGCCCGGAGCTGCGCCTGCTGGACCTCTCACACAACCAGCTGAGGCAGGCCAGCAGGGAGGAGTTTGGCTCTACTCGTGCAAAGACCCGCCTCTACCACAACCCATGGCACTGTGACTGCGCCCTTCAGGAGTTGATGGAGGCTCTGAACCTGGAGCCGGAGACGGTGAATGGGATCGTGTGTGAGAGCTCTGTGAGGGGGGTGGGCGAGGGTAGCAGGTGGGAGGATCCGGGGGCGCAGGGCGAGCATGCGGGTCAGCCGCTGGTCAAACTGTTGGATTCTGGGGTGAATTTCTGCAGCCTGCAGAGAAAAACCACTGATATAGCAATGCTGGTGACAATGTTTGTATGGTTCTTCATGGTCATAGTGTATGTCGTGTACTATGTGAGGCAGAACCAAGCCGAGGCCCGCAGGCATTTGGAGTACCTGAAGAGTTTGCCCAGCCCACACAAGACCCCCACAGAGACAGATACTCTGAGCACTGGTTTCTGA